The stretch of DNA CCCCGCGCCAGAGGAACCTCGGCCCCAGCCTCAGGCTGCGCCCACATTCCTCCCTTGACCGCGGCTCTGCTGCCCAGAtcaagcccagcccagccctggggtGGCCGCCCCCACCCCTGAAGAGACCACACTCTAGGCAGGcagctgtttttttgtttttttttttttattggcgcTACCTCCCAGTCATCTGGGAAACTAGTCTGGTCCAGCCAGCTACCCCTTCTCCCAACCTGCTTTGGGGGACTGGCATGGAGTGTACTGCAGCCCATGCACTCCCGCAGGGGAAGGGAGGCACTCAAAAATTATGTAACCCCCTGCCTCTGGATATAGGAGTGGGGGCGGGAGGCAGCGCTCCTGGGACCTCCCTGCCCCGGGCGATGCAGGGGCTAGGTCGCTGGAATGGCCAGTCCAGGCAGGCCCCAGCTTGCGCTAGTCCAAAGCACGGCGCTGCTCTCCCAGTAGACACCAGGGACTTACTTTCTAactgggggaaggggcagggtcTGGGTGGCGCCACACAGCCACCTCCAGCCTTTTTCTGCAGAGGCTCCGGAGACCACCCGGCTTCCTAAAGTCACTCTGGCCTCCAGCTCTAGCCAGACTGAACCCTGGGGACATTAACTAAAGAtaagaaggggtggggaggggaaactAGGATGCTGGGGGAGTTGGGTGGGTTGAGTTTTAcatttgttgttgtctagtcgctaagtcgtgtcccaattctttgtgaccccatggactgtagccctgtagGAGCtcgctaagctcctctgtccaggggattttcctggcaagaatactggagtgggttgccagttcctactccaggagacctccccgacccagggatcgaaccgagccaccagggaagcccatatccagAGCCAAAAGCAGAGCAGGGGTTTTACTGGTCCTTATACCCCACTGATGATAAAATCCAGTGTGGCGCCTGCACTTTTCAAGACCATTCACAGGAGAAGCAATATCAGGGTAGCCCAGCAGTGTATCCAGGTGTGTCAAGGGGGGACTGGCTCATCCGTGACAGCTGGGGAATACAAAAGAGAAATCCCTGCAGCCTCCCAGAGAGCAGTGCCTCCAGCAAGCCTTAGCTCCCTCCATTCTCCCACACAGGGCCCTGGACTCTGGACCCTGCCAGGCCCAGAAACAGAGGTTCAAATGGAAACTGGacttgagggctggaggagaaagaaTGCGTTTGATCCCCAGGGAGCAGAGGGGGCAGCCCTTCAGTGAGGCCCAAGAAGTGCCTACCCTTGCCCACCCTGGGAGCTCACTTTGGCCCTGCAGCTTCTGCTTTCATTTATCTGGGAGCTGAAGATGCTTTTAGCAATTTGGGGTGTGACCACTGGGGATGTGAGTATGGGCAGGAGCCAGCTGGGTTAACCCTTGTGTGGGTGAGGGTGAAGTTATAACTCACGGCGGATAGCCAGGAGAGTGTTGCCATGGCAACAGGACACAGAGGTCACTGTGTAGGGCTGGGTCTCATCCAGCTGCACTGGCCTAGGGAGTGCGGCGTCCTCATCTCTCCTTCCCAGGCGACCTCGGGCCCCTTTGCCCCAGGAGTACACTTCACCTTCTGCCAAAGAGAATCCCAAGGAAAGCAATGGGACAAGGACAGAGTTTAGCAAGCAGCTAGCCTCCTAGATTGCCCTACCAGCCCCCACATGGGGTTGCTGAGTTCAGCAGCCCTGAGCATAACCCCCCACTGCCCAAGGGTCTGCCCACACTCTCATCTGTCCCCATAATGTCCATTGATCACCTGCCCCAATGGCAACAGTGAAGGCATCCCCACAGGCCACCATCGCTATCTTGATGCCCTGGAGGCCCTGGACTTGACAGGGTGCCCGGCTGACCCGGCGAGCATTGGTACCCAACTGCCCATGCTGATTGCTGCCGAAAGTGTAGCAGTCACCAGAGGCTGTAGGGGAAGAGAGGGGTAAGGAAGAAAAGGGCCCAAGGAAGCCAAGATAGCCTGCCTTTGGCCTCCTGTGTCCAGGTCCCGCTTACCAGTTACAGCAGCTGAATGAGCAGTGCCCAAATCCACACTCAGCAGGGGCTCCTGGTCCAGGGGTGCAGAACCTAATGGAGTGAAGTTCAGGGCCTCCTCCACTTGCTGGTGTAGGGCAGGCTCCTCCCCTAGGGAGAGGTGGTCCAGGCCCAGCTTGTTGAACCTGAGGACAGAGGCAGGAGCCAGTTCAACTGACATACTTAATATAGACTGTCCTCCCCCTCACCTATCTGGGCAGGAGCTGGTGCACCAGGGGACAGGCCCCCTCTCTGGGCTGAACTCATAGCAGGTTGGGTTGATCAGGTCCCACCCTGGATTGAACTCAAGCCCTCCTCACTTCTAATCCTTGGTGGGAGGTAGGCAGTGACAGATGGAACCCTGGCAGCTAAgcgggagtgggggtggggtgggggggtggggaggttaGCCATCTTAATGCACCTAATTACCTGCTGCTCCCACTTACCTGTTGCTCCCACAGGCCAGGGCTTGGCCAGGCACTGTGAGGATCACAGAGGAGTCAATGCCACATATAACCCTCTGGGCTTCCTGTCCTGGGGGCATGGGTACCTGCTGGGGGCAGCTGTGGGACTCCCCTCGTGCCTAGTCCCAGCCGACCTATAAGGAGAAACCAGGACTGGGCTTGTCTGAGCTTTAGGACTGATGATACTAGGATAAAGAGGACACATGGAGAGGAGGTGACAGCATGAATGAAGGCTGTTTCCCAGGCTGAAATGCCCATCCTTGGCCCCTCTGTGGGTCAAAATCCTATTCCTCCTTTAAGGCCCTGTTCAGATACCAAATCTGTCTTCTCCAAGTGGAGCCTCTTGCCATTCCTTGGGTTCCCACACCTCTGGACCTTCGGGGGAGCCCTGCAGCTGTCTATCCTCTATCATGCTGGAGATATATCCTCTATGATCCCTCCTCCACTTAGACTGAGTCCCCTAGGAGGACAGGGACCCCATCTGTCTCTAGTTTCAATGCCCAGTCTGATGCCTGACCCAGAGAGGATCACAACAAATATGGGTGGAGAAATGAACTCTCTCTCGTGACATCATGAGCGCCCGAAGGAATCGACATCGTATTCGTCTTGTCCAGCACTCTGGACAAGGTGGGCGCATAGTGGGTGCACAACGAAGGTTTGTGGAGTGAACAAATGAATCGGAGAGAAAAGAAGGGCAAGGGAACAGGCCATGGGGTAGAAGATGGCTATGAAGGGGGTTCATGGCTATGAAACCACGGCTGGGGGTTCCAAAGGCTGGAACATAGTGAAAGCTTACCACCATCTCCGCGGCCCCAAGCAAATAGTTCTCGCTCAGTGGACAAGGCCAGCACATGAGAGGCCCCACAAGCCACCTGCACCATCTCATAGCCCAGCAGGGCCTCCACAATGGTGggctagagagaaagagagagagaggaagcgaGGGCAGACTGGGCAAGGGGCCTGGTTAGCCACCAGGCTTCGACATTTCCCGTAAGGATGAAGTTGGAAGTTGCAGATTCTCGTGAGGTGGCTGTCTCTTTAACTACCCCCCACATGTACCAcacccactggggaagcctggtcTTTCTGTACTTCCCCAGACGTTGCCCAGAACAGGTGCAGCCTGGAAGCTACTGGGACTGTGGTTGCTGGGGATTCCCCTGCCCCCAACCTGGGCGTCAGCTCTCAGATGTGGGCTCCTTGCCatctccccacttcctcctccccaggGTGCAGGCAGAACCCACCTGGCTAATGTCATTGAGGCCGCCATGGCCTAGGCACCCGTTGCTACCACTGCCAAAGGTCATGATGATGCCTCGGTCTGGGGAAGGGGGCagtgaggaaagggaaaaggagacagTTTAAGCTGTTCTTCCAGACAGACCAATGCAACCTTGGATTAGAGGAACGAGAAAAAGTTAGTTGGCAGCTAGGGCTGGAAGAACTGGGTGAGGGGAATCAAGGACAGGGTTCTTTCTTCCCCAAGTGTGTGACTCTGAACAAGTGACAgcttctgagccttagtttccagATCTGTCAAATGGGAATCTAACTGCCTTGCCAGGTCAGCTAGGAAGGTTAAGGGAGATCTGTAAGTAAAGCACCTCCTGAAAGATAAAAGCGTGATTAGCAAATGACAGGCAATTGATGGAAATTGCTCTGGGGGCCTTCTTAAAGCCGAGTCCCCACAGGGGAGGGCTCTGACCCGCTCACCAGTCAGGCAGGCGGTGAAGAGGTCCCCGCAGGCCACGTGCTTGATAGTCACACCCGACTGACCCTCCAGGAAACGGGAGACGaactggggctgctgctgctccacCGCCCCCGGCAGGAGGGCGCCACCTCCCGCGCCAAGGGGCGGGGCCTGCGAGGGGACCGGGGAGGGCGTGGGCGGAGCCTGAGCGCTCAGCTCCGCACTCCGCGTCCCCTCGGTTCTGACCTACCCCTGCCGGCTGCTCACCTCCCAAAGGATGAGGCGCCCGGAGCGAGTGACGCCGGCCTTCTGCGTGCGCCCGGCTGCCACCTGGACCACCTCCGTGTTGAGCATGGGCAGCCGGAGTGGCGCGCTGAGCCCGCCGCCCCATGTGTACACCGACGACAGAGGTGGCGGGATGGCCGGCCGTGCAGGTCCCCGGGGGACGCCTGCGGGGACAGCTCATCAGGCCCGTTACATAGGTGCGAACGCCGCAGGGACCCCAGTGGTCGCCCCGCTCGCCCGACTTACCTCTGCACCGGGCGCTGGTGGTCCTGCTTCCTGTACTGCCCGGGGTCATGGGTGGCCCAGTGGCCAAGGGCTTCTCTGCCCTGTGGGACAGATGCGGTGGGCATCAGGACAAGGACCCTCCCTGACGATCCCAGACTAAGGCAGAGAGGACTGGCCCAGAGCACCCCTCTGCCCCAGACCTCCCCTGGGTGCCCCCCAACCCCTGCTTCCCAgggccccctcccgcccccctcGCTGCACCGGCCTCCGCATGCGGACACTGCCCAGGTCCGTGTGCAGGTTGAGGAGCGCCCGGATGCAGAGGGGCTGCGCCATGATGTGGCTGAGCGGCGGCCGCTGGGCGGGTTCCAGGCTGAGCAGACTCAGAACCAGCTGGCGCAGCTCCGGGCTGTATCGGTCAGAGATGGGCGCGAAGGTACCGCTCATGATCTTTAGTACCAGCGCTGGCAGGTTCTGTGAAGGCAGGGGAGCCTCAGCCAGGCTCTTAAATCAGTAGCACCCCAGCTCTAGCCCCTAGCCTGGTGGGGTGCTCGCAGCCCTGCACTCACTTGGAAGCCTTGGGTGTGGTAAGGGGACTCCTAGGAGGATAGGGGAACCAAACCCGGCTTTCAAGAACCTCTGACGGGGAGCTGCAGCCCTGTCCACTGGCTGCCTGTTGGGGAAAACTCAAGTCCTGCCCTTAGGAAAGTCCCTTATCTGATGGGAGAGTCCTACCCTCAGGAGTCTTCAGTTTAAGGGAGGACACACACCCTACCCTTAGGAACCCACAGTGTGAGAGGAGGTGCAGCCCAGGCTTGGAGTAACCCACCAACCAACTTGAAGAGAGAGACATAATGGTGCTTGTGGCCACGGACTTCAGAAGACAGAGGGAGGGATTTCCCAGCTGTTCCCCTTCAGGGGACTTACTCACCGCAGCCTCGAAGGCCCTCTTGAGGCTGGCCAACTCATAGAGGACACAGCCCAGGGCCCAGATGTCACTCTTCTGGTTGTAGGGCTTGCCCTCACACAGTTCTGGGGAAATGTAGCAGGGAGTACCCACCACCTGCAGGAGGGTAGCTGCTGTTAGAGCCGGAGTGGGAGGACCAAGGCTACAGCCCCAAAGCCCACTTAGAGACAGCATCCCTCCAAAGCAGGCCAAAGTGTTTACTCCTGCGGGACCACAGAGCCAGGGACCCAGGGGCCAAGATCTTGGGGGTGCAGGGGTGGAGACAGAGATGCCAAGTAGATCTGGCCCCCCAAAACCTCCAGCACCCTTGAGGGCCCCTCCACGCCAGGCACCGTGTAGGCCTTGCTCTTGCTGCTAAGGATCTTGGAGATGCCAAAGTCGCCGATCTTGACGACCATGCGGTGTTTATCGAGAAGGATGTTTTGGGTTTTGAGATCCCGGTGCAGGATGAGGTGGCTGTGGACGTGATGCAGCGCCAGCAGGATCTGCACGAAGAAGTGCAGGATGGTCTCCTCCTCCAGCAGGGAGTTACAGCGTTTCTGGATGAACTCGGCCAGGGTGCCGCCTGCAGCCACAGGGAACTCGTCAagacccaggcttctctgtgcttaAGTCTTTCCTTTTATGAAACTAAAGGCCCAGACAGGGCAAGGAAGGTCTGCCGGTGTCACACGCCTGGGGTCAGAACTCTATATACCTCAGACCCTCAGCCAAGCCCACTCCAAAGAGGGAATCGGGGTTGTCCCAGTGGCGAGAGGCCCTCAGGCCAATGCAAGAAGGCTGTCCCACCTGGTGCGTACTCCATGGCGATCATGAGAGCCTTGTCCTCCAGGAAGTTCTCGTAGTACTCAATGACGTTGGGATGGTTGAGCAGCTTGAGCACCTGGCACTCGTTCTGGGCTGCCTGCCGCTCTTCCTTAGTCATCTGCTCTACAGGGATCTGCTTGATGATCACCAGCTTCTGATCAGCTTTGCGCAAGCACAGATGAACAATCCTGAGGACATGGAGTACAGGAGTAGGGACTGAGCCTCCAGCCACATATCAAGCAGGTCAGACTGGTGACTGGATGTTTCTTAGGATGGGGGAATAAGTGCCTACACTAAGAAGTCATCTAAGTAAGTGCACAGAACACGAATGAGGAGTAGGGAGAACAGACCACAAACTGTGCGAGACCTTTGGCAAGTCTTTTAACTTATCTGGGACTCAGTTTCACCATAGGCTCAATGAGGTAAAGTTAGTCTTGGTCTCAGTAAGTCCCCACAGACTCTGGAGTtaactgcctgggttcaaatcttggctcctcctcttaCAAGTTATCTGGTCTTAAATTATGTGACATCAGGTTCTGAGAAAAAAAGGGTCATCTCACAAGGTAGTTGAGAGgatcaaataagaaaatgaaagttctgcactcagcACACCGCCTGGCACATCAAAAATACTCAGTGAGCAGGAGCcattcattatattattttcttccaacTCTGTCGTCAGTGTTCATAAAAGCAGGGTTTTGTTCTTTCTCCTTCACCACTATAGCCCCACTGCATAGCCTAGTGCATACCCCAGCACTTAGTAAGAGCTCTACAAGTATCTGCTGAATGAAGGATTGTCTAAGTATCAAATGTCTATCTCCAGCTCACAcatctcctctgagcctcagactTACATATTCAACTATCTGTTTTGTATCTCTACCTGAATGGCCCACAAGCATTCTAAAATGTAACAAATACAAAACTCTTGATCCCTGACCTCAAAACTTTTCCTTCCTCAGTTTCTCCCGTCTCAGTAAATGATAACACCATCCACTAGTTATTAAAATCAGACACCCGAAAATCATGCCagaatttttcttccatttcacaCTAACATATCTGTAAACGCTGTTTCTACTACCTCCAAAATATTGTGAACCCATCcatttttctgtgtcttctgctATAATCCTTGACCAAATCATCATTTCTTGCCTAAAATACTACACTAGACTTCAAATGGTCCTTTTCACTGTTGTCACCTCAAATCTAAATTCCACTGGCAGAATCAGTGACAttgtaaaaatgcaaatcaaatcaagACCATTCCTTTGCTTAAATCTCTTTTCCTTGACACCCTAAGTAAATAAATTCAACTTCTTTACCTCTGCCTACAAGgccataggggcttcccaggtggctcagcagtaaagaatctgcctgcaactcaggagatgcaggagttagctgtgggttggatccctgagtctggaagatcccctgaaggaggacatggcaacccactccagtattcttgcctggagaatccatgaacagaggagcctggcgggccacagtccatggggtcgcacagggtggAACTAAAGtcactaaagtgacttagcacgcacacacacacacaaggccacAATCTGGTTCCCGCCCTCTGTGACAATCACATTTTATTCCATTATTTACCTTGCCCATTACATTCCAATGACATTAGTCTTCTTCTCAGTTCCTTgaatattctgaattctttccCACGTGAGGACGTTAGCAAAAGCTGTTTCCTTAGCCTgagaagttttgcttttttcactaCGTATCAATCCTCATTCCTCaagttttgattttaaatttcacCTCTCAGAGAACTTTTCCTTAACCATCCCAAATGAACACTCCCTCGTGTTGTACTCTGTTCTCACAGTTTGTTAATCACTGCTTTAACAATGGCCTGTTTATAGTATAATTTTCCGGTAGTGTGTAAGCTCCAAGAAGGAGAAGACCACGCCTGTTTTGGTCTTaactgtatcagatcagatcagtcgctcagtcctgtccgactctttgcgatcccatgaattgcagcacgccaggcttccctgtccatcaccaattcctggagttcactcagactcatgtccatcaagtcagtgatgccatccagccatctcatcctctgtcgtccccttctcctcctgcccccaatccctcccagcatcagagtcttttccaatgagtcaactcttcgcatgaggtggccaaagtactggagtttcagctttagcatcattccttccaaagaaatcccagggctgatctccttcagaatggactggttggatttccttgcagtccaagggactctcaagagtcttctccaacaccacagttcaaaagcatcaattcttcagcgctcagccttcttcacagtccaactctcacatccatacatgaccacaggaaaaaccatagccttgactagacgaacctttgttggcaaagtaatgtctctgcttttgaatatgctatctaggttggtcataactttccttccaaggaggaaacgtcttttaatttcatggctgcagtcaccatctgcagtgattttggagcccagaaaaataaagtctgacactgtttccactgtttccccatctatttcccataaagtgatgggaccggatgccatgatcttagttttctgaatgttgagctttaagccaactttttcactctccactttcactttcatcaagaggcttttgagttcctcttcactttctgccataagggtggtgtcatctgcatatctgaggttattgatatttctcccgcaatcttgattccagcttgtgtttcttccagtccagtgtttctcatgatgtactctgcatataagttaaataaacagggtgacaatatacagcttgacgtactccttttcctatttggaaccagtctgttgttccatgtccagttctaactgttgcttcctgacctgcatacaaatttctcaagaggcaggtcaggtggtctggtatgcccatctctttcagaattttccacagtctattgtgatccacacagtcaaaggctttggcatagtcaataaagcagaaatagatgtttttctggaactctcttgctttttccatgatccagcggatgttggcaatttgatctctggttcctctgccttttctaaaaccagcttgaacatcaggaagttcatggttcacatattgctgaagcctagcttggagaattttaagcattactttactagcatgtgagatgagtgcaattgtgcggtagtttgagcattctttggcattgcctttctttgggattggaatgaaaactgaccttttccagtcctgtgaccactgctgagttttccaaatgtgctggcatattgagtgcagcactttcacagcatcatctttcaggatttggaatagctcaactggaattccatcacctccactagctttgttggtagtgatgctttctaaggcccacttgacttcacattccaggatgtctggctctaggtcagctaccccacatccgaggtcaggggaggagtggcggccaagaggagatacccagcgtccgaggtcaggggcagcggccaggaggagaTACCTCACgcccccacgcccccacgcccccacgcccaaggccaggggcggtggccgggaggaccaaccccacgctgtggctgcacgggcacaggagggcctagaggagctattccacgttgaaggtcagggagggcggcggtgaggagatacccctcgtccaaggtaaggagcattggctgcgctttgctggagcagccgtgaagagataccccatgcccaaggtaagagaaacccaagtaagacagtaggtgttgcaagagggcatcagagggcagacacactgaaaccatactcacagaaaactagtcaatctaatcacactaggaccacagccttgtctaactcaatgaaactaagccatgcccgtgaggcaacccaagatgggtgggtcatggtggagagatctgacagaatgtggtccactggagaagcgaatggcaaaccacttcagtattcttgccttgagaaccccatgaacagtatgaaaaggcaaaatgataggatactgaaagagaaactcctcaggtcagtaggtgcccaatatgctactggagatcagtggagaagtaactccagaaagaatgaagggatggagccaaagcaaaaagaatacccagctgtggatgtgactggtgatagaagcaaggtccgatgctgtaaagagcaatactgcataggaacctggaatgtcaggtccatgaatcaaggcaaattggaagtggtcaaacgagatggcaagagtgaatgtcgacattctaggaatcagcgaactgaaatggactggaatgggtgaatttaactcagatgaccattatatctactactgcgggcaggaatccctcagaagaaatggagtagccatcatggtcaacaaaagagtccgaaatgcagtacttggatgcaatttcaaaaatgacagaatgatctctgttcgtctccaaggcaaacattcaatatcacagtaatccaagtcttaaCTGTATACCCAGCACTGAAAACCTGACAAGTATAGCAGACGCtcagcatttgttgaatgaatgagtcaggATTAAAGAACAAACTCTGCGGGGGCCCAGAAGGCCAGCCGGGGGCGTGACCTCCTTGGAGGCGGAGTTTCCCAACCAGGACTAGAACCGGAAGCCTGGGAGGGGCTTCCCGGAGTGGGCACTCACGCCTCGGGGCGGGGCTACACGGGCGGCGATTTTGAGGTCAGAATTGGGGGGCTGATTTTCCCTCTCCCCAAGCGCTTTCCTCCCCCAGAGCCCTGGCTCACCCGAAGGCACCTCTGCCCACCACTCGGATCCGCTCGTACTTCTCCATCTCATTTCTCAGAGTCACAATTCCGGAACCCCCAAACCCAAAGGCAGCGCGTGCGCGGACCCGCCCTCTCTAGAACCACGCCCACTGCCATTCAAGATAATTACGGGGCGGAGCTAGTGGAGCTAGGTGTTGGTTCGGCCTCTTATTTGTCTCTGCTCATTTGCACACTTCCTGCGGTCCGGATCCGCAGTCGGCCTTCTAGGGTCCAAGGAATAGGGCGATATGCCATTTCTTGGCACGCCCCGCAAAGGTCAGCACTGTGCCAGCCACTGCCTACACACGTGGCCGCATCCGGCCCTTGCAGTTCTTCCTTAGACCGGAGGGGTTCCCCGCGCAGGCcaagagagggtgggaagaaaggACGGATCTCTCTCTGCCCCACTCTGCCCACTCATCACGCTGTTTTCGAAGTACAAGGCAGATTCTCATTAGCACGCAAACGATCAACTACCAAAACTGAACCGAGTCAGCACTCTCGGTCTGTGGGCAGGGTGCAAGGCTAGTTTCGTGTTTGCCTAGGGAGGAACCGGGGAAACCCTGAGCTGTGTAAGTTGATTCACCTAGGGAGGATGCAACACGGTTTCCGGGCTGTCCCGACTGGTGAGCTCTGCGCTCGTCAACACTCTCAATTCCCCAGAGCACACATACAACGCTTGCCGCTGCAGCAGAGTAATCTGACTTAAACACTTAACTAGAGAGGCCCTCCTTGGGAGAAGATGGGAGGGAAGTGGACTGCTACCTGAAAGAAtcggggagagggagaaagatggTCGTTCGGCTGATAAGAGTTAAAGGGTTCTGCCCAGAGGTAGGGGGCTGGTTAGTACAATTAAGGTCTTGATCAGAAGTGTGTTTAATTTCAGGTCTCTCCATGGCGCCTCCTGCTCATCACGAGCTCC from Bos mutus isolate GX-2022 chromosome 19, NWIPB_WYAK_1.1, whole genome shotgun sequence encodes:
- the NEK8 gene encoding serine/threonine-protein kinase Nek8, with the protein product MEKYERIRVVGRGAFGIVHLCLRKADQKLVIIKQIPVEQMTKEERQAAQNECQVLKLLNHPNVIEYYENFLEDKALMIAMEYAPGGTLAEFIQKRCNSLLEEETILHFFVQILLALHHVHSHLILHRDLKTQNILLDKHRMVVKIGDFGISKILSSKSKAYTVVGTPCYISPELCEGKPYNQKSDIWALGCVLYELASLKRAFEAANLPALVLKIMSGTFAPISDRYSPELRQLVLSLLSLEPAQRPPLSHIMAQPLCIRALLNLHTDLGSVRMRRAEKPLATGPPMTPGSTGSRTTSARCRGVPRGPARPAIPPPLSSVYTWGGGLSAPLRLPMLNTEVVQVAAGRTQKAGVTRSGRLILWEAPPLGAGGGALLPGAVEQQQPQFVSRFLEGQSGVTIKHVACGDLFTACLTDRGIIMTFGSGSNGCLGHGGLNDISQPTIVEALLGYEMVQVACGASHVLALSTERELFAWGRGDGGKLSLCSRESHSCPQQVPMPPGQEAQRVICGIDSSVILTVPGQALACGSNRFNKLGLDHLSLGEEPALHQQVEEALNFTPLGSAPLDQEPLLSVDLGTAHSAAVTASGDCYTFGSNQHGQLGTNARRVSRAPCQVQGLQGIKIAMVACGDAFTVAIGAEGEVYSWGKGARGRLGRRDEDAALPRPVQLDETQPYTVTSVSCCHGNTLLAIRPVTDEPVPP